A part of Procambarus clarkii isolate CNS0578487 chromosome 21, FALCON_Pclarkii_2.0, whole genome shotgun sequence genomic DNA contains:
- the LOC138367124 gene encoding mucin-22-like — MCTKRYTTTTITATTITTTTITATTTTVTTITATTITATTITATTITATTITATTITATTITATTITATTITATTITATTITATTITATTITATTITATTITATTITATTITATTITATTITATTITATTITATTITATTITATTITATTITATTITATTITATTITATTITATTITATTITATTITATTITATTITATTITATTITATTITATTITATTITATTITATTITATTITATTIIATTITATTITATTITATTITATTITATTITATTITATTITATTITATTITATTITATTITATTITATTITATTITATTITAATITATTITATTITATTITATTITATTITATTITATTITATTITASTITATTITATTITAATITATTITAATITATTITATTITATTITATTITATTITANTITATTITATTITATTITATTITATTITATTITATTITATTITATTITATTITATTITATTITATTLTAATITATTITATTLTAATITATTITATTITATTLTAATITATTITATTLTAATITATTITATTLTAATITATTITATTLMTSAPR, encoded by the coding sequence ATGTGCACCAAGAGGTACACTACTACTACAATCACTGCTACTACAATCACTACCACTACAATCACTGCCACAACAACCACTGTCACTACAATCACTGCTACTACAATCACTGCCACTACAATCACTGCCACTACAATCACTGCTACTACAATCACTGCTACTACAATCACTGCTACTACAATCACTGCTACTACAATCACTGCCACTACAATCACTGCCACTACAATCACTGCTACTACAATCACTGCTACTACAATCACTGCTACTACAATCACTGCTACTACAATCACTGCTACTACAATCACTGCTACTACAATCACTGCTACTACAATCACTGCCACTACAATCACTGCCACTACAATCACTGCTACTACAATCACTGCTACTACAATCACTGCTACTACAATCACTGCTACTACAATCACTGCTACTACAATCACTGCTACTACAATCACTGCTACTACAATCACTGCCACTACAATCACTGCCACTACAATCACTGCTACTACAATCACTGCTACTACAATCACTGCTACTACAATCACTGCCACGACAATCACTGCTACTACAATCACTGCTACTACAATCACTGCTACTACAATCACTGCTACTACAATCACTGCTACTACAATCACTGCTACTACAATCACTGCCACTACAATCACTGCCACTACAATCACTGCTACTACAATCACTGCCACTACAATCACTGCTACTACAATCATTGCTACTACAATCACTGCCACTACAATCACTGCCACTACAATCACTGCTACTACAATCACTGCTACTACAATCACTGCTACTACAATCACTGCTACTACAATCACTGCTACTACAATCACTGCTACTACAATCACTGCCACTACAATCACTGCTACTACAATCACTGCTACTACAATCACTGCCACTACAATCACTGCTACTACAATCACTGCTACTACAATCACTGCTACTACAATCACTGCCGCTACAATCACTGCTACTACAATCACTGCCACTACAATCACTGCTACTACAATCACTGCTACTACAATCACTGCCACTACAATCACTGCTACTACAATCACTGCTACTACAATCACTGCCACTACAATCACTGCTTCTACAATCACTGCTACTACAATCACTGCTACTACAATCACTGCCGCTACAATCACTGCTACTACAATCACTGCCGCTACAATCACTGCTACTACAATCACTGCTACTACAATCACTGCTACTACAATCACTGCTACTACAATCACTGCTACTACAATCACTGCTAATACAATCACTGCTACTACAATCACTGCCACTACAATCACTGCCACTACAATCACTGCTACTACAATCACTGCTACTACAATCACTGCCACTACAATCACTGCTACTACAATCACTGCCACTACAATCACTGCTACTACAATCACTGCTACTACAATCACTGCTACTACAATCACTGCTACTACAATCACTGCTACTACACTCACTGCCGCTACAATCACTGCTACTACAATCACTGCTACTACACTCACTGCCGCTACAATCACTGCTACTACAATCACTGCTACTACAATCACTGCTACTACACTCACTGCCGCTACAATCACTGCTACTACAATCACTGCTACTACACTCACTGCCGCTACAATCACTGCTACTACAATCACTGCTACTACACTCACTGCCGCTACAATCACTGCTACTACAATCACTGCTACTACACTCATGACCTCTGCACCTCGGTGA